One region of Halohasta litchfieldiae genomic DNA includes:
- a CDS encoding YqjF family protein has protein sequence MVVPLEMGWRHLLFENYPVEPRVMDAHLPDGLAPDTFDGSAWLSVVPFTNVDVRPKGLPKQLGIRLPELNLRTYVTRDGVPSVYFFSLDAQGIASVIGARVFQHLPYFYARIGLEWVDGRVQFKSRRMHPGSRPAHYEASYWPTGKPFAAPEDPFGEFLVERYRFYTEAQDGSIRYTDVDHEPWTLYPADAEITTSTLLKSHGFAEPEAEPVCYYSPGLDVVASRSNQL, from the coding sequence ATGGTAGTGCCACTGGAGATGGGCTGGCGACACCTGCTGTTCGAGAACTACCCGGTCGAGCCACGGGTGATGGACGCCCACCTGCCCGACGGGCTCGCCCCCGACACCTTCGACGGCTCGGCGTGGCTCTCGGTCGTTCCCTTCACGAACGTCGACGTCCGGCCGAAGGGGCTGCCCAAGCAGCTCGGAATTCGACTGCCGGAACTCAATCTCCGAACCTACGTCACCCGCGACGGCGTCCCCAGCGTCTACTTCTTCAGCCTCGATGCGCAGGGCATCGCGAGCGTCATCGGCGCGAGAGTCTTCCAACATCTGCCGTACTTTTATGCGCGAATCGGCTTGGAGTGGGTCGACGGCCGGGTCCAATTCAAAAGCAGACGAATGCATCCCGGCTCGCGGCCGGCCCACTACGAGGCGAGCTACTGGCCGACCGGTAAACCGTTTGCGGCTCCAGAGGACCCCTTCGGCGAGTTCCTCGTCGAACGCTACCGATTTTATACGGAAGCACAGGACGGCTCGATTCGGTATACCGATGTCGACCACGAGCCGTGGACGCTCTACCCGGCCGACGCCGAGATCACGACCAGCACACTACTCAAGAGCCACGGTTTCGCCGAACCCGAAGCCGAGCCGGTCTGCTACTACAGTCCCGGGCTCGATGTGGTTGCCTCGCGGAGTAACCAACTGTAG
- a CDS encoding MFS transporter translates to MSRRHLFGSLCGLVFFLNLARIVFAPLLDVFIAEFGIGEATAGLIVTLAWVGSASLRLPAGWLLTRFPRHYLVIVSGAILTLSAAATATAVTVQQLMIGAFFMGSASGVYFVSANPLLSELFPSRVGRVMGIHGAANQVAAVAAAPLVAISLWVDWRLSLWTIAVGTAVVTAATVIVARRTEMPDAGADDSSLLAGARSEWRIILAALGLAGVAVFVWQGVFNFYELYMQSRGLSPNAASTMLTIVFTAGVPAFFVAGELVDDLPSVPLLLGIVASFAGCLLLLVAAEGLVALAVISALIGFVIHALFPAVDAYILTALPDSTRGSAYAVFSTAWMLSQSGGSSVVGALIEGGYAYGTVFTAGALALVATVAGLAVLERAGRLPA, encoded by the coding sequence GTGAGTCGACGCCACCTCTTTGGGTCGTTGTGTGGGCTCGTCTTTTTCCTCAATCTGGCCAGAATCGTCTTCGCGCCGCTGTTGGACGTGTTCATCGCCGAGTTCGGCATCGGCGAGGCGACCGCTGGCCTCATCGTTACCCTCGCGTGGGTCGGCAGCGCGTCGCTCCGACTCCCGGCTGGCTGGCTGCTCACGCGGTTCCCACGCCACTATCTCGTGATCGTCTCGGGGGCAATTCTCACCCTCTCGGCGGCCGCGACTGCTACGGCGGTTACGGTTCAACAGCTCATGATCGGGGCGTTTTTCATGGGCAGCGCCTCCGGCGTCTATTTCGTCTCGGCGAACCCGCTTTTGAGTGAGCTGTTCCCAAGTCGGGTCGGCCGCGTCATGGGTATTCACGGCGCGGCCAACCAAGTCGCCGCGGTGGCCGCGGCCCCACTGGTCGCCATCTCGCTGTGGGTCGACTGGCGGCTCTCGCTGTGGACTATTGCGGTCGGCACTGCCGTCGTGACCGCCGCCACCGTGATCGTCGCCCGGCGGACCGAGATGCCGGATGCGGGTGCGGACGACAGCTCGCTACTCGCCGGTGCGCGCTCGGAGTGGCGGATTATCCTTGCGGCCCTTGGGCTGGCTGGCGTCGCGGTCTTCGTCTGGCAGGGCGTCTTTAATTTCTATGAACTCTACATGCAGTCCCGTGGGCTCTCGCCGAACGCGGCCTCAACGATGCTAACTATCGTCTTTACGGCTGGCGTGCCTGCCTTCTTTGTCGCTGGCGAGCTGGTCGACGACCTCCCCTCGGTGCCGCTGTTACTCGGGATCGTTGCCTCCTTCGCTGGCTGCCTGCTGCTGTTGGTCGCCGCAGAGGGGCTGGTCGCGCTGGCGGTAATCTCGGCGCTGATCGGCTTTGTCATCCACGCGCTGTTTCCCGCCGTCGACGCCTACATTCTGACCGCGTTGCCGGACTCGACCCGCGGCAGCGCCTACGCCGTCTTCAGTACCGCCTGGATGCTGTCGCAGTCGGGTGGCTCCTCGGTCGTCGGTGCGCTGATCGAAGGCGGCTACGCGTACGGTACGGTCTTCACTGCTGGCGCACTCGCCCTCGTGGCAACGGTTGCCGGGCTCGCAGTGCTCGAACGTGCTGGTCGACTGCCCGCGTGA
- a CDS encoding AbrB/MazE/SpoVT family DNA-binding domain-containing protein: MSADEPEVTTVTSKGQITIPSRLREEFGLQKGTKLMVVPTEYGLVLKKIELPSVEEFQQRVEDRAGTVELSTEDVDQLVHDARSDE; this comes from the coding sequence ATGAGTGCCGACGAACCCGAAGTGACAACAGTGACCTCAAAGGGCCAGATTACGATCCCGAGTCGACTCCGCGAGGAGTTCGGGCTCCAGAAAGGGACGAAACTGATGGTCGTGCCAACCGAGTACGGCCTCGTGTTGAAAAAGATCGAGCTGCCGTCTGTCGAGGAATTTCAACAGCGAGTCGAAGACCGTGCCGGTACTGTCGAGTTGTCGACGGAGGACGTCGATCAGTTGGTACACGATGCTCGGAGTGATGAATGA
- a CDS encoding putative toxin-antitoxin system toxin component, PIN family, producing MRAVLDTNVLISSVISTGTPHNVVVAGFEGEYQLIVSVATLTEFRETLLKYPDRFHMNETEIQQEVETVRYFAEFVTPTEDITAVAADPDDDKFLEAAVAGDVDYLVSGDQHLLDLDSFRGIEIVTPRTFYDDLTE from the coding sequence ATGAGAGCGGTTCTCGACACGAACGTGCTTATTTCGTCGGTGATCTCGACTGGGACGCCGCACAATGTCGTTGTCGCTGGGTTCGAGGGCGAGTATCAACTCATCGTCTCTGTGGCCACGCTCACTGAATTCCGTGAGACACTTCTCAAATATCCTGACCGGTTCCACATGAACGAGACCGAAATCCAGCAGGAAGTCGAAACAGTTCGGTACTTTGCAGAGTTCGTCACCCCGACTGAAGACATCACAGCAGTTGCGGCCGACCCTGACGACGACAAATTTCTCGAAGCAGCCGTCGCGGGTGATGTCGACTATCTCGTCTCCGGTGATCAGCATCTCCTGGATCTCGACTCGTTTCGTGGGATCGAGATCGTCACACCACGAACATTCTACGACGACCTCACCGAGTGA